A genomic segment from Corylus avellana chromosome ca5, CavTom2PMs-1.0 encodes:
- the LOC132181002 gene encoding ras-related protein RABA1f, giving the protein MGAYRADDDYDYLFKVVLIGDSGVGKSNLLSRFTRNEFSLESKSTIGVEFATRSIHVDDKVVKAQIWDTAGQERYRAITSAYYRGAVGALLVYDVTRHVTFENVERWLKELRDHTDSNIVIMLVGNKADLRHLRAVSTEDATAFAERENTFFMETSALESLNVENAFTEVLTQIYRVVSKKALDIGEDPAALPKGQTINVGSKDDVSAVKKVGCCSA; this is encoded by the exons ATGGGGGCGTATAGAGCGGACGATGACTACGATTACCTATTCAAGGTGGTGCTAATCGGCGACTCCGGCGTCGGCAAGTCCAATCTGCTTTCCAGGTTCACCAGAAACGAGTTCAGCCTCGAGTCCAAGTCCACCATCGGCGTTGAATTCGCCACCCGAAGCATTCACGTCGACGATAAGGTCGTCAAGGCCCAGATTTGGGACACCGCCGGCCAAGAAAG ATACCGTGCAATCACAAGTGCATACTACCGAGGAGCTGTTGGTGCATTGCTTGTTTATGATGTCACTAGACATGTCACTTTTGAGAACGTGGAGAGATGGCTAAAGGAGCTTCGTGATCATACTGATTCCAACATTGTGATCATGCTTGTTGGAAACAAAGCAGATTTGCGTCACTTGCGTGCAGTTTCAACTGAGGATGCCACTGCGTTTGCGGAGAgagaaaatacttttttcatGGAGACCTCTGCCCTAGAGTCCTTGAATGTGGAAAATGCCTTCACTGAAGTGCTCACTCAGATATATCGTGTAGTCAGCAAGAAGGCTCTTGACATTGGGGAAGACCCGGCAGCCTTGCCTAAGGGACAGACTATTAATGTTGGCAGTAAAGATGATGTATCAGCTGTGAAAAAAGTTGGATGCTGCTCTGCATAG